The DNA window AACCAATGAAGACGGTCTACTTTATCTCATTAAATGTAGCAGTGTTGTCAGCCCAAAAACTCTTCCAAATCCACAGTCCAGCATAGAGCGGCTTagtgaatgtggtctggactctgtggaggaggGCCATGGTGTCAGAGACGctgtagaaagaaagaacacCTGCTCTGGGATCCACGTACACTCCTACTTTGGAGGACAGAGGGCCTGAGAGGGGAGTTGTGATTTTATTGTATCTGAATTTGTAGCAGTCACCGTAACACTCTAATGCCCAGGATTTATTGTTACTTCCAAAATCACTTTGatccagtttatttttattcttgtacGTCACGGCTACTGAAAGGCCTTTCCCTTTCATCTCCACTTCCCAGTAACAAGgtccaatcagactctccttaCTCAGGACCTGCTGGTAGTTGGAAAACCTGTCCCTTTTTTTATATCCAGGATAGATATTTGGATTATGAGCACTGTCTGATACGGTTCTGTTCTGATTAGACAGGAAGAGATTTTTGTGGACTGTATCTGGGTCGATCGTCAGTTGACatgaatgttttaaaaagtcatCTCTGGTCTTAGGTTCAATTTGTGGCAATAAAACATCCACTGATCTCACTGTCAGAGTGATCTTCCTCCATTCCTCACTTAGAAATGCTTTGAGATTTTCTCTGGCTTCTAACATTGCTGTTTGCAGATCCTCAAAGTACTTAACTTGACACATTTTAAAGCTTGGTGAATCTGTATATTCACTGAGTTTTGACATCATGGAGTAACTTAGTAGAAATTCGGTGTGGTCCTCTGTGCCTGAAAGCTGCTTCAGCTCCTCTTCTTTCCTCCTCAGCTCAGTGATCTCTTGCTCCAGCTTCTTCTGAAGCTCCATGACTCGACTctcttcagtttcctgctgggatttgatCTGCTGCTTTAGATTTGAGCCTTTTTCTTTAATGTAACTCAACAGCTCATCGATGATGGCATCACTGTCTTCAATTGTTTTATCAGCAGACAGTTTGATCCCCTCCATCTCTTTCTCAAGCACTTCACCTTCCTCCATTCTGGTCTGAATTTTCTTCTGGACTTCCTGCAGATTCATCTTAAGGTCTTTCTCTTTGTCTGCCCTTTCAACTTCAACTGGAACTGTTACATGGTGTTTATGTTTGTCCAGGCAGCAGACATAACAGATACACTGCTGATCAGTAATGCAGAacatcttcatcacctcatTATGAGTTGAACAGATGTTCCCTTTCAGCCTGTTCGATGGTTTGACCAGCTTGTGTTTGTCAAAGGCAGAGGAGTCATAGTGAGGCTGGAGGTGTTGCTCACAGTAAGAAACCAAACATACCAGACAGGACTTCACTGCTTTCAGCTTCTCTTcagtgcagacatcacaggaaacatcttcaggtccagcataGCAGAGATCAGCTGAAGCAGCTTGGTGTCCAGATATCTTCAAGTCCTCTACTAACTCTGCTAACATGCTGTTTTTCTCCAGCTCAGGCCTCGATATGAAACTCTTTGTGCACTGAGGACAGCTGTAGGCTCCTTTTGGATCCTCATTATTCCATTGTCCTTTAATGCAGCTCATACAGTAGTTGTGTCCACAGGGAATAGTCACCGGCTCCTTCAGTAGATCCCGACAGACTGAACAGTGGAATTTTACTGACTTGCTTCCTTGTTGTGCCATTCTGTGTGATGAGGTGAATGCCAAATAGTTTCACTGTGAAAAGAAGACGGATGTATCAGGTCATTCCAGAAAGGCATACGT is part of the Maylandia zebra isolate NMK-2024a linkage group LG3, Mzebra_GT3a, whole genome shotgun sequence genome and encodes:
- the LOC106676036 gene encoding tripartite motif-containing protein 16-like gives rise to the protein MAQQGSKSVKFHCSVCRDLLKEPVTIPCGHNYCMSCIKGQWNNEDPKGAYSCPQCTKSFISRPELEKNSMLAELVEDLKISGHQAASADLCYAGPEDVSCDVCTEEKLKAVKSCLVCLVSYCEQHLQPHYDSSAFDKHKLVKPSNRLKGNICSTHNEVMKMFCITDQQCICYVCCLDKHKHHVTVPVEVERADKEKDLKMNLQEVQKKIQTRMEEGEVLEKEMEGIKLSADKTIEDSDAIIDELLSYIKEKGSNLKQQIKSQQETEESRVMELQKKLEQEITELRRKEEELKQLSGTEDHTEFLLSYSMMSKLSEYTDSPSFKMCQVKYFEDLQTAMLEARENLKAFLSEEWRKITLTVRSVDVLLPQIEPKTRDDFLKHSCQLTIDPDTVHKNLFLSNQNRTVSDSAHNPNIYPGYKKRDRFSNYQQVLSKESLIGPCYWEVEMKGKGLSVAVTYKNKNKLDQSDFGSNNKSWALECYGDCYKFRYNKITTPLSGPLSSKVGVYVDPRAGVLSFYSVSDTMALLHRVQTTFTKPLYAGLWIWKSFWADNTATFNEIK